The Candidatus Baltobacteraceae bacterium genome has a window encoding:
- a CDS encoding DUF202 domain-containing protein, with translation MQQTIEESQTPVRANDTLANERTYLAYIRTALAFIAFGFVIARFSLFAREFSAFVHAPAPEKGASVGFGTAMAMLGILIGLLGSWRYAATDRGLRRGVVVRLSSGGGYLIALFVTAIGAIVAFTLLSYR, from the coding sequence ATGCAGCAAACGATCGAAGAGTCGCAGACGCCGGTTCGTGCCAACGACACGCTGGCAAACGAGCGAACCTACTTGGCCTACATTCGAACGGCGCTGGCGTTTATCGCCTTCGGGTTTGTGATCGCGCGCTTCTCGCTCTTCGCCCGCGAGTTTTCGGCGTTCGTCCACGCGCCGGCGCCGGAGAAGGGGGCGTCGGTCGGTTTCGGTACCGCGATGGCCATGCTCGGCATCCTCATTGGGCTGCTGGGCAGCTGGCGTTACGCCGCAACCGATCGCGGGCTACGCCGCGGCGTCGTCGTGAGACTGTCGTCGGGCGGTGGCTACTTGATCGCGCTGTTCGTCACGGCCATCGGCGCGATCGTGGCGTTTACGCTGCTGTCGTACCGCTAG
- the nadC gene encoding carboxylating nicotinate-nucleotide diphosphorylase, translating into MPNARLRASAASLNAPSRLVVEPIVRAALLEDIGHGGDLTTDAIVDAGAGGSARIVARTAGVIAGFNAASLAFTLLDGDVAITPHAADGDLVDANATIAHLRGRARALLTGERTAINVLGRLCGIATLTHRFVLLTRGTSARITDTRKTTPGLRVLEKYAVRCGGGVNHRFGLDDAVLVKDNHVAAAGSVATAVEAVRASIGHMVKVQVEVDTLAQLREALDAGVDAVLLDNMSLEQLAEAVRIVNRRAVIEASGGVTVETVAAIAATGVDLISSGALTHSAPALDVALDWD; encoded by the coding sequence TTGCCAAACGCTCGTTTACGCGCCTCCGCAGCCTCGCTTAACGCGCCTTCGCGGCTCGTCGTCGAGCCGATCGTGCGCGCCGCGCTGCTCGAGGACATCGGACACGGGGGCGATCTTACGACCGACGCGATCGTCGACGCCGGCGCGGGCGGGAGCGCGCGCATCGTGGCTCGGACTGCGGGCGTGATTGCCGGTTTCAATGCCGCGTCGCTTGCGTTTACTCTGCTCGACGGTGACGTCGCGATAACGCCGCACGCCGCCGACGGCGATCTCGTCGATGCAAATGCTACCATCGCGCACCTGCGCGGCCGGGCGCGCGCGCTGCTCACGGGCGAACGCACGGCGATCAACGTCCTCGGAAGGCTGTGCGGCATTGCGACGCTTACTCATCGCTTCGTCTTGCTCACACGGGGCACGTCGGCGCGTATTACCGACACGCGAAAGACGACGCCCGGTTTGCGCGTGCTCGAAAAGTATGCGGTTCGCTGCGGCGGCGGGGTAAACCACCGCTTCGGACTCGACGACGCCGTGCTCGTCAAGGACAACCATGTGGCCGCCGCCGGTTCGGTCGCAACCGCCGTGGAGGCCGTTCGCGCAAGCATCGGACACATGGTGAAAGTCCAGGTCGAGGTCGATACCCTTGCGCAGCTGCGCGAAGCGCTCGACGCCGGAGTCGACGCCGTGCTGCTCGATAATATGTCGCTGGAGCAGCTTGCGGAGGCCGTACGCATCGTAAACCGGCGTGCGGTCATCGAAGCCAGCGGCGGCGTAACGGTGGAGACCGTGGCTGCTATCGCGGCCACGGGAGTCGACCTTATCAGCTCCGGTGCGCTGACGCATAGCGCGCCCGCGCTCGACGTCGCGCTCGATTGGGATTAG
- a CDS encoding helix-turn-helix transcriptional regulator, producing MKNRIKVLRAERDWSQAQLADQLGIARQTVVALEAGKYAPSLPLAFKISKLFTRPVEDIFEPGSDD from the coding sequence ATGAAAAACCGTATCAAAGTCCTTCGCGCCGAGCGCGACTGGTCGCAGGCGCAGCTCGCCGACCAGCTCGGCATCGCGCGTCAGACCGTCGTGGCCCTCGAGGCCGGCAAATACGCCCCTAGTCTGCCGCTTGCTTTCAAGATCAGCAAGCTCTTCACGAGGCCCGTTGAAGACATCTTCGAGCCGGGATCCGATGATTAG
- a CDS encoding ABC transporter permease, producing MLRELILVYRAEIIRRVQSRPFLIGLIVGGLGIAGLAKLPAFLSAHVAVEQARIVLGGAPGLTSTAARLLENRYDIAGTQPSADPPPLAELHRLRAGRFVALESGADGLHVTVYSTDAASVEAATMARLLMPLQLQLGAHVDAATAKRLAAFRITVVAAGAKETLAQVQLKRGIALTLIFFLYLLVVLNSQLTMAGVIEEKTNRIAELLVASVDPLALLYGKILAGATLGFMQMVVWVVCAVAAGASNPHAAGGAMAATPFNLGGPAASALTGTIFGAFLFFLLVGLLQFSTLFAGIGSLISRPEDLGSINAAMILPIVAALVLAMIALDVPNAPVVVATSFVPLFAPFTMFARIATDQPPSWQIGLSAGINVLALVGITLLAGRLYRVGMLLYGRPPSLRQVWTTLRG from the coding sequence TTGCTTCGTGAACTGATCCTCGTCTATCGCGCGGAGATCATCCGCCGCGTCCAATCGCGTCCGTTTCTCATCGGACTGATCGTCGGCGGTCTGGGCATCGCGGGGCTCGCGAAACTTCCGGCGTTCTTGAGCGCGCACGTTGCGGTCGAGCAAGCGCGTATCGTCCTAGGCGGAGCGCCGGGGTTGACCTCAACCGCCGCGCGGCTGCTCGAAAATCGCTACGATATTGCCGGCACGCAGCCCTCGGCCGACCCCCCGCCGCTGGCAGAACTCCATCGCTTGCGAGCGGGACGCTTCGTCGCGCTCGAGAGCGGCGCCGACGGCCTACACGTGACCGTCTATTCCACCGACGCGGCCAGCGTCGAAGCGGCCACGATGGCGCGTTTGCTGATGCCGCTCCAGCTCCAGCTCGGCGCGCACGTCGACGCCGCGACGGCAAAACGTCTGGCCGCGTTTAGAATAACCGTCGTCGCCGCCGGCGCGAAAGAGACGCTCGCGCAGGTGCAGCTCAAGCGCGGGATCGCGCTCACCTTGATTTTCTTTCTCTATCTGCTCGTCGTCCTCAACAGCCAGCTGACGATGGCGGGCGTGATCGAAGAAAAGACCAATCGCATCGCCGAGCTGCTCGTCGCGTCGGTCGATCCGCTCGCGCTGCTCTACGGAAAAATTCTCGCCGGCGCCACGCTCGGATTCATGCAGATGGTCGTCTGGGTAGTGTGTGCGGTCGCAGCCGGCGCTTCGAATCCGCACGCCGCCGGCGGCGCAATGGCGGCAACGCCGTTCAATCTCGGAGGCCCCGCCGCGTCGGCGCTGACGGGCACGATCTTCGGCGCGTTCCTGTTCTTTTTGCTCGTAGGATTGCTGCAGTTTTCAACACTGTTCGCCGGGATCGGCTCGCTCATCAGCCGCCCCGAAGATCTCGGCAGCATCAATGCGGCGATGATCCTCCCGATCGTCGCTGCGCTCGTGCTGGCGATGATCGCCTTGGACGTACCCAACGCACCCGTCGTGGTCGCGACGAGTTTCGTTCCGTTGTTTGCGCCGTTCACGATGTTCGCGCGTATTGCAACCGACCAACCGCCTTCCTGGCAGATAGGGCTTTCGGCAGGGATCAACGTGCTCGCACTGGTGGGAATCACACTGCTCGCCGGGCGATTGTACCGGGTCGGGATGCTCTTGTACGGAAGACCGCCGAGCCTGCGCCAGGTCTGGACTACCCTACGCGGCTAA
- a CDS encoding aminopeptidase P family protein gives MDVQRRAGDPAPTQNAYDPETPEALIDFMATGWAERPLAAGKQDEAARYRRRREDLSRAYPGAYLVIPAGEEHVRANDTFFRFRPSSDFAYLMGGGESGGVLVLEPEGTGHRSLLFAREHNRGQAEFFTDRLHGELWVGRHRGVDESQLYFGVDACRPIPAASPYFDELRRAGARVLRIDEDQELAEHLSEMRLIKDEYELGELRKACAITKRGFEDAIRTMRRAQSEREIEAAFWSRARTDANDVGYLTIAAAGEHACTLHWNRNDGTLRPDSLLLLDAGVECDSLYTADITRTLPVGGRFSPEQRAIYELVWDAQRAGIEAVAPGNDFLEPNRRAMRVLAAGLIELGILRGSIDEALDPERQFYRRYSLHNVSHMLGIDVHDCAKARATEYRHGRLREGMVLTVEPGLYFQPDDTTVPERFRGIGVRIEDDIAVTATGWENFSAILPSKSNEVEAWISELWS, from the coding sequence ATGGACGTGCAGCGACGCGCCGGCGATCCGGCTCCCACCCAAAACGCCTACGATCCCGAAACGCCCGAAGCGCTGATCGACTTCATGGCGACCGGCTGGGCCGAGCGTCCGCTGGCGGCCGGCAAGCAGGACGAGGCTGCGCGTTACCGCCGCCGGCGCGAGGATCTGTCCCGCGCGTACCCCGGTGCCTATCTGGTCATCCCGGCCGGCGAGGAGCACGTGCGCGCCAACGACACGTTCTTTCGATTCCGCCCATCGAGCGATTTTGCATATCTCATGGGCGGCGGCGAATCCGGCGGCGTACTCGTGCTCGAACCCGAGGGAACCGGGCATCGATCGCTGCTCTTCGCGCGCGAGCACAACCGCGGGCAAGCGGAGTTCTTCACCGATCGCCTTCACGGCGAGCTTTGGGTCGGCCGTCATCGCGGCGTCGACGAGAGTCAGCTCTACTTCGGCGTCGACGCGTGCCGCCCGATTCCGGCGGCGTCCCCCTACTTCGACGAGCTGCGGCGCGCCGGGGCGCGCGTGCTGCGCATTGACGAAGACCAAGAGCTGGCCGAGCATCTCTCGGAGATGCGCCTGATCAAAGACGAGTACGAGCTCGGGGAGCTGCGCAAGGCGTGCGCCATCACCAAACGCGGTTTTGAAGACGCGATCCGCACGATGCGGCGCGCGCAGAGCGAGCGCGAGATCGAAGCGGCATTTTGGAGTCGCGCGCGCACCGACGCCAACGACGTCGGCTATCTCACGATCGCCGCCGCGGGCGAGCACGCCTGCACGCTCCACTGGAACCGCAACGACGGAACGTTGCGTCCCGATTCGCTGCTGCTGCTCGACGCCGGCGTCGAGTGCGATTCGCTCTACACGGCCGACATCACGCGTACGCTTCCGGTGGGTGGACGTTTTTCACCCGAGCAGCGCGCGATTTACGAACTGGTGTGGGACGCCCAGCGCGCCGGCATCGAAGCGGTCGCGCCCGGCAACGATTTCCTGGAACCGAACCGCCGCGCCATGCGCGTGCTCGCCGCGGGGCTGATCGAGCTGGGAATCTTGCGCGGAAGCATCGACGAAGCGCTCGATCCGGAGCGACAGTTCTACCGCCGCTACAGCCTCCATAACGTCAGCCATATGCTCGGTATCGACGTGCACGATTGCGCCAAAGCGCGCGCGACGGAGTACCGGCACGGCCGGCTGCGCGAAGGCATGGTGCTCACGGTCGAGCCCGGACTCTACTTCCAGCCCGACGACACAACCGTGCCCGAACGTTTTCGGGGCATCGGCGTTCGCATCGAAGACGACATCGCCGTTACCGCAACCGGCTGGGAGAACTTTTCGGCGATCCTGCCTTCGAAATCGAACGAAGTCGAAGCTTGGATCTCCGAACTCTGGAGTTGA
- a CDS encoding AAA family ATPase, producing the protein MEKISPATIERPRVIEWLERNAAFPLRALIAPAGYGKTTALVRYLQKLDQPHAYVRAQPGDKPEYLAARLAAELGLDGVGSFEDLRRHLLAMPACTVAIDAVDLASREAIFETASFAIGSPPQVRTVVAGCRNETISTPRLFSMGLAALMVSRVLAFSVEDLAALCASLGVDATEADMRAVIALSDGWPAVAGDIVRAAASDGRSLQGAYEMWLASSAHTLRRFVEAEVNRASAKARTAFARAIAGELLLDEDWQLLEAAGLFVTGDVGAPRLLYPVGAIYTQSPLVVGGATQRLSVSLFGEFEVSYGGNPVKWLRRRDADIVRTLAVRVGGTATRCELLERFWPDSERRAAQQSLRTSCSNVRKAIAAVAGPHRVDRYFFCGTDITLDPNSVSLDGHRFLSHVHSGDDAYKKGRSDSAASHYRAALRLRRGPPSIDHADDVQVTFAARLEDAFAHARARLEAIEGANAADGRTRGSSDRGEVTDSSRAAS; encoded by the coding sequence TTGGAGAAAATCTCGCCGGCAACAATCGAGCGCCCGCGCGTCATCGAGTGGCTCGAGCGTAACGCGGCGTTTCCGTTGCGCGCGCTGATCGCTCCGGCGGGTTACGGAAAGACGACCGCGCTCGTGCGTTACCTGCAGAAGCTCGATCAGCCCCACGCGTACGTTCGCGCTCAACCCGGCGATAAGCCCGAGTACCTGGCAGCTCGCTTAGCCGCCGAGCTCGGTCTCGACGGGGTCGGATCCTTCGAAGATTTGCGGCGTCACCTGCTGGCCATGCCCGCGTGCACCGTTGCGATCGACGCCGTCGATCTAGCATCGCGCGAAGCCATCTTCGAAACGGCGTCGTTTGCGATCGGCAGCCCGCCCCAGGTGCGAACCGTCGTTGCGGGATGCCGCAACGAAACGATCAGTACGCCGCGGCTCTTCTCCATGGGCCTTGCCGCGCTCATGGTCTCGCGCGTGCTCGCGTTCTCGGTCGAGGATCTCGCCGCGCTGTGCGCGTCGCTCGGCGTCGACGCGACGGAGGCCGATATGCGCGCGGTGATCGCGCTTTCCGACGGCTGGCCCGCCGTCGCCGGCGATATCGTTCGCGCCGCCGCGTCCGACGGGCGGTCGCTGCAGGGCGCATACGAGATGTGGCTCGCGTCGTCGGCGCACACGCTGCGACGTTTCGTCGAAGCCGAGGTCAATCGCGCGTCGGCCAAAGCGCGCACCGCGTTCGCGCGTGCGATTGCCGGCGAGCTATTGCTGGATGAGGATTGGCAGCTGCTCGAAGCCGCCGGGTTGTTCGTTACCGGCGACGTCGGCGCACCGCGTCTGCTCTATCCTGTCGGCGCCATTTACACGCAGAGCCCGCTCGTCGTCGGCGGCGCGACACAGCGGCTGAGCGTCTCGCTGTTCGGCGAGTTCGAAGTCAGCTACGGCGGCAATCCGGTGAAGTGGCTGCGGCGGCGCGACGCCGACATCGTGCGCACCTTGGCCGTGCGCGTCGGCGGTACGGCGACGCGTTGCGAACTGCTGGAACGGTTTTGGCCCGATAGCGAACGCCGCGCCGCGCAGCAAAGCCTGCGCACGTCGTGTTCGAACGTTCGTAAAGCGATCGCGGCGGTCGCAGGTCCGCACCGCGTCGACCGCTACTTCTTCTGCGGCACCGACATCACGCTCGATCCCAACTCCGTGTCGCTCGACGGACATCGCTTTCTCTCACACGTGCACTCCGGCGACGACGCCTACAAAAAGGGACGAAGCGACTCGGCGGCGTCGCACTATCGCGCGGCGCTGCGGCTGCGGCGCGGACCGCCGTCGATCGATCACGCCGACGACGTTCAAGTCACGTTCGCTGCGCGCCTCGAAGACGCGTTCGCACACGCGCGCGCCCGTCTGGAAGCAATCGAGGGCGCTAACGCGGCGGACGGACGTACGCGCGGCAGCAGCGATCGAGGCGAGGTAACGGACTCCAGTCGCGCCGCTTCCTGA
- a CDS encoding ATP-binding cassette domain-containing protein yields MLVARHLRKEFGSVVAVSDVNFSIDRGSTFGLIGPNGAGKTTTMRMILGILTPDGGMVAWNDEPISGAMRRRFGYLPEERGLYGRMTAREQIRYFGRLHGLCERDAAERTSEWIGRLDLAANADRPCSELSKGNQQKVQVACAAVHGPELLILDEPFSGLDPVNAEMIFAVLGELRAGGTTLVLSSHQMWQLEELCDAFCIISGGEDRVAGTLRELRQRWPTRVIRVSPASRATRRVLEAIEGARPLKAIIGAMQYEVPSTTPFPDVLTRLVAVEAVTHFEVVEPSLHDIYIHTVEGSPRIAS; encoded by the coding sequence ATGCTCGTTGCGCGGCACCTTCGCAAGGAGTTCGGGAGCGTCGTTGCCGTGAGCGACGTGAACTTCAGCATCGATCGCGGCTCGACATTTGGGTTGATCGGTCCCAACGGCGCCGGCAAGACCACGACGATGCGGATGATCTTGGGAATTCTCACACCCGACGGCGGCATGGTGGCGTGGAACGACGAGCCGATTTCGGGCGCGATGCGCCGCCGTTTCGGTTACCTCCCCGAAGAACGCGGGCTGTACGGCCGCATGACCGCGCGCGAGCAAATTCGCTACTTCGGGCGGCTACACGGCCTCTGCGAACGCGACGCGGCGGAACGTACCTCCGAATGGATCGGCCGTCTCGATCTCGCGGCCAACGCCGACCGTCCCTGCAGCGAGCTCTCCAAGGGCAACCAGCAGAAGGTGCAGGTGGCGTGTGCCGCCGTCCACGGACCGGAACTCTTGATCCTCGACGAGCCGTTTTCGGGCCTCGACCCAGTCAACGCGGAGATGATCTTCGCCGTGCTCGGCGAGCTGCGGGCGGGCGGAACGACGCTCGTGCTTTCGAGCCACCAAATGTGGCAGCTCGAAGAGCTCTGCGACGCGTTTTGCATCATCTCGGGCGGCGAAGACCGCGTCGCCGGAACGCTGCGCGAGCTGCGCCAACGCTGGCCGACGCGCGTCATTCGCGTCTCGCCCGCGTCGCGTGCGACCCGTCGCGTCCTCGAGGCGATCGAAGGCGCGCGACCGCTCAAGGCCATCATCGGTGCAATGCAATACGAAGTTCCGTCGACCACGCCGTTTCCCGACGTGCTCACGCGGCTGGTGGCGGTGGAAGCGGTGACCCACTTCGAAGTGGTGGAACCGTCGCTGCACGACATCTACATTCACACCGTCGAAGGCAGCCCGCGCATTGCTTCGTGA
- the nadA gene encoding quinolinate synthase NadA, producing the protein MSVLDLPYTSDVANETRSIFERVAHVIPPVEWPLHAPYVAAINRLKRERNAVILAHNYQVPEIFYTVADIVGDSLALAMQAAKTDADVIVLCGVHFMAETAKLVNPGKTVLVPDLAAGCSLAESITGADVRLLRERYPSVPVVTYVNTSAEVKAESDVCVTSGNAVQIVEALGAPKVIFLPDEYLAKYVASKTDVEIVAWKGHCEVHERFSGEDILRFRRDDPSLVVIAHPECPPDVLAEADFVGSTQGMVEYVGKLATKPKARVLLMTECSMADNVSGRYAGVEFVRPCNLCPHMKRNTLPKVLHSLEAMEYEVTIAPEIAERARKAVQRMLEFSGKPRD; encoded by the coding sequence ATGAGCGTCCTCGACCTTCCCTACACCAGCGACGTCGCTAATGAGACGCGCTCGATTTTCGAGCGCGTAGCGCACGTCATCCCGCCGGTGGAATGGCCGCTGCACGCTCCCTACGTCGCAGCGATCAATCGTCTCAAGCGCGAGCGCAACGCGGTCATTCTCGCGCACAACTACCAAGTTCCCGAGATCTTCTACACCGTCGCCGATATCGTCGGCGACTCGCTGGCACTGGCGATGCAAGCCGCCAAAACCGATGCAGACGTCATAGTGTTGTGCGGCGTTCACTTCATGGCCGAAACCGCAAAGCTGGTCAATCCCGGCAAGACCGTGCTCGTTCCCGATCTCGCGGCGGGATGCTCGCTGGCGGAATCGATCACGGGCGCCGACGTTCGTTTGCTGCGCGAGCGGTACCCCAGCGTTCCGGTCGTTACGTACGTCAACACGTCGGCCGAGGTCAAAGCCGAATCGGACGTTTGCGTGACCAGCGGCAACGCCGTGCAAATCGTCGAAGCGCTCGGCGCGCCCAAAGTCATCTTTCTTCCCGACGAATATCTCGCGAAGTACGTCGCGTCGAAGACCGACGTCGAAATCGTCGCGTGGAAGGGGCACTGCGAAGTTCACGAACGCTTTAGCGGCGAAGACATTCTGCGTTTCCGCCGCGACGATCCGTCACTGGTCGTCATCGCGCATCCCGAGTGTCCCCCCGACGTGCTCGCCGAAGCGGACTTCGTCGGTTCGACGCAAGGCATGGTGGAATACGTCGGCAAGCTGGCCACAAAGCCCAAGGCTCGCGTTCTCTTGATGACCGAATGCTCGATGGCCGACAACGTCTCGGGACGCTACGCCGGCGTCGAGTTCGTGCGGCCGTGCAATCTCTGTCCGCACATGAAGCGCAACACGCTGCCGAAGGTGCTGCACTCGCTCGAAGCGATGGAGTACGAAGTGACGATCGCGCCGGAAATCGCCGAGCGCGCGCGTAAGGCCGTGCAGCGTATGCTCGAGTTCAGCGGCAAGCCCCGCGACTAA
- a CDS encoding glycosyltransferase family 39 protein yields the protein MKRIPLIAALLTLAMHLVANPHYGFFRDELYFIVCGFRPDWGYVDQPPVVPLLSAGSQLFGTSLFLLRALPALFAAGCVYVTCLLAIELGGGTFAVVLSALLAALMPILNAFGTKVSTDMPGLFLWPLIALLIARIANGANPRLWIWAGVAFGVCAEAKYTVFFYGAALLAGLLLTPARRIVKTPWFAAGVAAAVAIALPSFVWQSAHGWPFLEMIHNQQQTEVVIHSPLGYVVQQILITNPILAAIWIFGLVYAFVRPELRWIGWTYVVLIACMIAGHARNYYPGDVYPLLIACGALAIERTAALTRFRTAIVTAVAVISMLTLPFVFPVMAEAQLAAAIETGQRLVSLHLNTTRNDESPITQIFADMHGWPQLTATVARVYDALPPDQRARAAILARNFGEAGAIDVYGKAYGLPPALSGQNNYWIWGPRGYDGSVVVEVNGRCGPDFRSQRVAVARLHDRWAMPAESRVPISVCYGLKEPLARYWPKLKTFI from the coding sequence GTGAAGCGCATTCCCCTGATTGCGGCGCTGCTGACGTTGGCAATGCATCTCGTCGCCAATCCGCACTACGGTTTTTTCCGCGACGAGCTCTACTTCATCGTCTGCGGGTTTCGCCCGGATTGGGGATACGTCGATCAGCCGCCGGTGGTTCCGCTGCTTTCGGCCGGATCGCAGCTCTTCGGAACGTCGCTCTTTTTGCTGCGCGCGCTTCCGGCGCTGTTTGCCGCCGGCTGCGTCTACGTGACGTGCTTGCTCGCGATCGAGCTGGGCGGCGGTACGTTTGCCGTGGTGCTCAGCGCGCTGCTCGCGGCGCTCATGCCGATTCTCAACGCATTCGGAACCAAAGTGTCGACCGATATGCCGGGACTTTTCTTATGGCCGCTGATCGCATTGCTGATCGCGCGCATCGCCAACGGGGCGAATCCGCGATTGTGGATATGGGCCGGCGTCGCTTTCGGCGTCTGCGCGGAAGCAAAGTACACCGTGTTCTTCTACGGTGCCGCCCTGCTCGCAGGACTGCTGTTGACGCCGGCGCGCCGCATCGTAAAGACGCCGTGGTTCGCTGCCGGCGTCGCGGCGGCGGTCGCGATCGCGTTGCCTAGCTTCGTTTGGCAGTCCGCGCACGGCTGGCCGTTCCTCGAGATGATTCATAACCAGCAGCAAACCGAAGTGGTGATCCATTCGCCGCTGGGTTACGTCGTGCAGCAGATTTTGATCACCAATCCGATCCTCGCCGCGATTTGGATCTTCGGCCTCGTCTACGCGTTCGTACGCCCCGAGCTGCGCTGGATCGGCTGGACGTACGTCGTGTTGATCGCGTGCATGATCGCGGGACACGCGCGCAACTACTATCCCGGTGACGTGTACCCGCTATTGATTGCCTGCGGCGCGCTCGCGATCGAACGAACGGCCGCGCTGACGCGGTTCCGTACCGCGATCGTCACAGCCGTCGCCGTGATCTCAATGCTGACGCTGCCCTTCGTCTTTCCCGTCATGGCCGAAGCGCAACTTGCGGCCGCCATCGAAACCGGTCAGCGGCTGGTCTCGCTGCACCTCAATACGACGCGTAACGACGAGTCGCCGATCACGCAAATCTTCGCCGACATGCACGGTTGGCCGCAGCTCACCGCAACGGTGGCGCGCGTCTACGATGCGCTGCCCCCCGATCAACGCGCGCGCGCCGCGATTCTCGCACGCAACTTCGGCGAAGCCGGCGCGATCGACGTGTACGGCAAAGCCTACGGGTTACCGCCGGCATTATCGGGTCAGAACAACTACTGGATCTGGGGGCCCCGCGGATACGACGGCAGCGTCGTCGTCGAAGTCAACGGGAGGTGCGGACCGGATTTCCGTTCGCAGCGCGTCGCCGTCGCGCGTCTGCACGATCGCTGGGCAATGCCGGCGGAAAGCCGAGTTCCGATCTCGGTTTGCTACGGTCTCAAAGAACCGCTCGCACGCTATTGGCCCAAGCTCAAAACGTTTATCTAG
- a CDS encoding L-aspartate oxidase produces MQEHRSDVIVVGAGIAGLMAALKLAPMRVTVLCKTRLGKGAATDWAQGGIAAAIGKDDSPSLHAIDTQLAGAGISDQQIVEILTHDAPARIEELLELGAAFDRHPSGELALGREAAHQRRRIVKAGGDATGHEILNTLIEAVHAHPSIDVVEDVTADDAIVYDDRVYGVYAHDNWSGTPMAFRCDAVVLATGGIGRLYRYTTNPVQATGDGIAIAARAGALLADMEFVQFHPTALAIGRDPMPLVTEAVRGEGAVLVNDLGERFMLGLHHDAELAPRDVVARAIFEQLTAGRTVGLDARAAIGAKFPEMFPTVFGFCIAAGIDPRVQNIPVAPAAHYHMGGIAVDEWGRASLARLWACGETSATGVHGANRLASNSLLEALVYGSRVATDIKNAPVPAGTPPVPQYAAANAPAPEQAQATSDLRNVMYSNVGLVRTERALREALLRIGELDAGFPAAANELRNLLVVGRLIAEAALARPESRGSHYRSDYPQTEEAFAKRSFTRLRSLA; encoded by the coding sequence ATGCAGGAACATCGCAGCGACGTGATTGTCGTCGGTGCCGGTATTGCCGGTTTGATGGCGGCGCTGAAACTCGCACCGATGCGCGTGACCGTACTGTGCAAGACGCGGCTCGGGAAAGGCGCCGCCACGGATTGGGCTCAAGGCGGCATCGCCGCGGCGATCGGCAAAGACGATTCGCCCAGCCTGCACGCCATCGACACGCAGCTCGCCGGCGCCGGCATCAGTGATCAGCAAATCGTCGAGATTCTCACGCACGACGCGCCCGCGCGGATCGAAGAGCTGCTCGAGCTCGGCGCGGCATTCGATCGCCACCCGTCGGGCGAGCTCGCGCTAGGACGCGAAGCCGCGCATCAGCGACGCCGCATCGTCAAAGCCGGCGGCGATGCGACCGGCCACGAGATTCTCAATACGCTGATCGAGGCCGTGCACGCGCACCCGTCGATCGACGTCGTCGAAGACGTCACCGCCGACGACGCAATCGTGTACGACGACCGCGTATACGGCGTCTACGCGCACGACAACTGGAGCGGCACGCCGATGGCGTTTCGTTGCGACGCGGTCGTGCTCGCGACCGGCGGAATAGGGCGTCTCTACCGCTACACCACCAATCCCGTGCAAGCGACCGGCGACGGCATCGCGATCGCCGCGCGCGCGGGCGCATTGCTCGCCGACATGGAGTTCGTGCAGTTTCATCCGACGGCGCTTGCGATCGGACGCGACCCCATGCCGCTGGTTACCGAAGCGGTGCGCGGCGAAGGCGCCGTGCTCGTCAACGATTTGGGCGAGCGCTTCATGCTCGGCTTGCATCACGACGCCGAGCTCGCGCCGCGCGATGTGGTCGCGCGCGCAATCTTCGAACAGCTCACCGCCGGACGCACCGTCGGCCTCGACGCGCGCGCCGCGATCGGCGCGAAGTTCCCCGAAATGTTTCCGACCGTCTTCGGATTCTGCATAGCGGCCGGCATCGACCCGCGCGTGCAGAACATTCCGGTCGCCCCGGCCGCGCATTACCACATGGGGGGCATCGCGGTCGACGAATGGGGGCGCGCGTCGCTCGCGCGGTTGTGGGCGTGCGGCGAAACGAGCGCGACCGGCGTCCACGGCGCAAACCGGCTGGCCAGCAACTCGCTGCTCGAAGCGCTGGTCTACGGCTCGCGCGTGGCGACCGATATCAAGAATGCGCCGGTCCCGGCGGGGACGCCGCCGGTGCCGCAGTACGCCGCGGCAAACGCACCGGCACCCGAACAAGCGCAGGCCACGAGCGATCTGCGCAACGTCATGTATTCCAACGTCGGGCTGGTCCGCACTGAACGCGCCCTGCGCGAAGCGCTCCTGCGCATCGGCGAGCTCGATGCCGGGTTCCCGGCGGCCGCGAACGAACTGCGCAACTTGCTGGTCGTCGGGCGGCTGATCGCTGAAGCCGCGCTGGCGCGGCCCGAAAGCCGCGGAAGCCACTATCGCAGCGACTATCCGCAGACGGAGGAAGCCTTTGCCAAACGCTCGTTTACGCGCCTCCGCAGCCTCGCTTAA